Proteins encoded in a region of the Cinclus cinclus chromosome 19, bCinCin1.1, whole genome shotgun sequence genome:
- the FAM163B gene encoding protein FAM163B produces MTAGTVVITGGILATVILLCIIAVLCYCRLQYYCCKKDESEEDEEEPDFAVHSHIPPLHCNRNVVLTNGPSIYSSSPFAKKAAQSRPSCPSCTPYEPPTSFLQEPPEPPEDLHNGGDRVSYKTVSQEDLALPVSNLQALNPNRLSAMREAFSRSRSISTDV; encoded by the exons ATGACAGCCGGGACCGTGGTCATCACAGGTGGAATATTAGCGACTGTCATTCTACTCTGTATCATCGCCGTCCTCTGCTACTGTAGGCTCCAG TACTACTGCTGCAAGAAGGATGAATccgaggaggacgaggaggagccCGACTTCGCCGTGCACTCCCACATCCCTCCGCTGCACTGCAACCGCAACGTAGTGCTGACCAACGGCCCCTCCATCTACTCCTCATCCCCCTTCGCCAAAAAAGCAGCCCAGAGCCGgcccagctgccccagctgcacTCCCTATGAGCCCCCAACCTCTTTCCTTCAAGAGCCCCC AGAGCCCCCCGAGGATCTGCACAACGGGGGTGACAGGGTGAGCTACAAGACGGTGAGCCAGGAGGATTTGGCACTGCCTGTGTCCAACCTGCAGGCTCTCAACCCCAACCGGCTCTCGGCCATGCGGGAAGCGTTCTCCCGCAGCCGCAGCATCAGCACCGATGTGTGA